A region from the Bacteroidota bacterium genome encodes:
- a CDS encoding vWA domain-containing protein, producing the protein MMKDEQRRLVFRRGLTIAIFILHHSTFIISASGQPISITLRDSSNGLLRTDSANWSEAWIEIDGTVPGARPLALEDLIVRGHDRAAEVLSIDSIGARYETHLALSFVLDNSGSMFHAYDSLTKYCDSILLDAQPGAIAQAVTFDNVARTESHLYTRHSSVFIAQTGFQDSIAPIRAFWHFFDTIRTGYTPLYDAIALATTNIQDRRFTSGDTGRTDVLLVVTDGDDNASRVSIEDLHDLLAEEHLRLFVINYRTDPSTRLLWLARHSNGAFFVAENLASLRTLLHKIGGSLTRQYHVRYRFPSLTPSSGAH; encoded by the coding sequence ATGATGAAGGATGAACAACGGAGATTAGTATTTCGCAGAGGGCTTACCATTGCGATCTTCATTCTTCATCATTCCACATTCATCATTTCCGCCTCCGGGCAGCCGATCTCGATTACCCTGCGCGATTCGTCAAACGGTTTGCTCCGCACAGATTCCGCAAATTGGAGTGAGGCATGGATCGAGATAGATGGCACAGTGCCGGGTGCCAGACCATTGGCACTGGAGGACCTTATTGTTCGAGGACACGACCGGGCCGCCGAAGTACTCTCCATCGATTCCATCGGAGCGCGATACGAGACGCACCTTGCTCTGAGCTTCGTGCTCGATAACTCCGGCTCGATGTTCCATGCTTATGACTCACTCACAAAGTATTGCGATTCGATTCTCTTGGACGCACAGCCTGGCGCAATCGCGCAAGCGGTGACATTCGATAATGTCGCGCGAACGGAATCGCATTTATATACACGCCACTCCTCCGTCTTCATCGCGCAAACAGGCTTTCAAGATAGCATTGCACCGATCCGTGCCTTCTGGCATTTTTTCGATACGATCCGCACGGGGTATACGCCGCTCTACGATGCGATTGCGCTTGCCACGACCAATATACAAGACCGCCGGTTCACCAGCGGCGACACGGGACGAACAGACGTGCTTCTCGTAGTCACGGATGGTGATGATAACGCCAGTCGCGTTTCCATCGAGGACCTGCACGATTTGCTCGCGGAAGAACACCTTCGTCTTTTCGTGATCAATTACCGAACCGATCCCTCCACACGCCTTTTGTGGCTCGCGCGCCATTCGAACGGTGCCTTCTTCGTTGCGGAGAATCTGGCATCGCTCAGGACTCTGCTTCACAAAATAGGCGGATCGCTCACGCGGCAATATCACGTTCGGTACCGATTCCCATCGCTTACCCCAAGTAGCGGAGCCCATTGA